From the genome of Astatotilapia calliptera chromosome 3, fAstCal1.2, whole genome shotgun sequence:
CTTAAtttaaacaaagataaaactACAAAGGTctgattaaaaatgtgaaaaaaaacccctcacaaCACAATGCAACACAATAAGAACAAAGAAAccctattttctatttttaaaattgcataAATCCCTAATAAATCCATGAAGGTAATAGCACATACACGGAACTGCATTTTaatgcacaaataaaacaacaaataaacttATATCTCATAAATCTactgttttagaaaaaaaatcaaaacagtaCAATATATCAAGCAGCAACTAAAATATGTCAAACATTTTCATTGGTTATGCTTCACTCGTGTCATGttataaatgacaaaacaattctgtaatatcatgtttttaaaaacttccaattaaaacaattaaacaacaatgtaaaaaatCATTTGAGACGTTTCTTCACAAAGTTTCTAAACTTCACTACATAAAAGCTTACATAGATGTGACAAATCCACTAACAAAGTATTAAATAGACACTTGGCAAAAAAGTTTTAGGAACTcaactttttgttgtttgtctgttGTTTAATCTAAGGTGTTAGCAGAAATAATATATTTATGACTAAAACTGCGGCAGCAGGAAAAATGACCATAACACATACTTCTTTTGCATTGGTTTTAAACATTACAGAGCCCTTTCCTTTCGTTTTCTGCCCCTACatgtaaacacataaacacaaagaaaagtctCAGAATCACCTTCCCATGGGGTAACTGAGCACAAACTTTAATGTCCCTCATTATCTTTGGTGTCTTTCACATCGTTGGTCAGGGCTGTTTCCACTGAGATCCATGACGCTGTGATCTGAGGCaatcagtaaaaataaaataagttgaaaaacacaataatggatgttaaaaaaatcttattcCACAACAGAAACTAAGGTGTATACAAGCTGATGTTGTAATCTTAGTAGATATAATGTGTTAGTAAACATATTTGCATGTTAATATTTAGAACTTGCTGTTACATTAATGTCCAAGGTGTCTTTCTGCTGATATATAAAAAGTTGTCTGTTTGGTATATGTTTCCTTCCAAACATATATTATTGCTATTAAGAGCAACAAAACACTAATGGCGAGGGGACaggacttttattttatatgtacCAATATTCATAAGAAGAGTAATTTCCTGGACTTGCTGGTTGTTttgcaaataaatacatgatgtTGGTTAAACTGGTAGTTTTACAAAATGTGTTTCGAAAATAATTTTTCAACCTGAAAAATGATGTCTTCAAGACCATAATACAAACACGATCACTATAGAACTATAAACTAATAACAAGCAGCTACAGTTCACTGTAGTTTCAACTGTTATGCTTTCTTACCTGTGTCTGCAGTTTTTGCGCTGAATGTCAAAGGCCACAGGACCTCTGATGGTGAATCCAAGGTAAAAGGTAACTGAGCGTGGTTTCCAAATTTTGTTTCTCACATTGGCATCGATCTCAATCTCTTTGCCACCAACTCTTGTATACACTTTGTCGTTTCTTACTTCTCCATCAAGTCTGAGAAGGAGCTCTTGAACAGCAGGATTTCTGaagatttcttctttcttccagTTATCGCTCCAATCTGCTTCAATAACTTTCAGATGTTTCTCAATAACATTTCTGTGAACAATTCTCTTCACACCTTCACCTTTCCCAATGAAAAACACAGGAAGGAGGTATCTGTTTCGAAAGTACTTCTTATATGTATTTTCATGAGACTTGTACATTTGCTGAGTTAACTCACTGAGGTCATAATCACATTGGCCTTGATTTCCAGCCCAGTACCAGAGGAGGGAGAACATGTGCAGCTCAGGTGGGTCTTTCTTGCTCGATGGCATTTTCCCTATAAATAGTGTGAGGATGTTGTTGACAAGAGCTGCTTCTGAATCTGCACTTGGACACATTTCTCTACACTTTGTAGATATGTCTTCGAGCTCTGATTGAGTGTATTGTTTGACAAGAAATGACAGCACTTCCACAGACTGGTCATCTAGGTTTCCCTCCTGAAACATCTGGATGAGTTGTTTTGCAGTTGTGTTGTCAACATACTTCTGGTAGCACTCTGAGGTGTCTTCAGATATATATTCAGGATCATCTTTCTGCATTTTAGGCTTTGAGTAAGTCTGAAATTTttccaaaaacatgcattttctCTCAATGTCATCTTGCAGGCTTAATATGAGATCATTGAATCTTTGGAGTTTGTTGTCTCCAAGTAATTCGAGGACAGAGCCCATCGATACTTTTTTGGTGAGAACTTTTTTCCAGGTTTCATTTTTACTGACAAGTTTGTCATACAGAGTTATGCAGACCTGCAGGTAACCAAACTGCCCTCTGAAGTTATAAAAAGGTGAAACTTTTTATATTGCCATGTTTTTTCATACCTAGTTCATCTTCAACTTCAGCAagttcttcttcatcttcaaaaGCTTTAATGGCTTTTTTGGCCAGTCTCAAAATGTCTCTTGGTTCAGAAACCTCATTGTTCATTAGGTGGTTTTTATGGACTTGGCCAAGTGTGTCAGCAACAAATGAATTTTGAGGATCTCTTTCTATTGCTCTCTGTGCCCACATTTCTGCCTGATTGTAGTCTTTTAGTTCTATATAATAAAAACGAGCAAGAGCTTGTggaaaaaatggattttgaCCAAATGTATTTGAGGCCACTTTTAAAACTGTTGCACACTGCTCTTTCCCCTCCATCATTTCAATGTCTAGAATCAGTCTAGAAaactttttctgtttgatgtctgTGCTGTTGACTTGGTCCACTTCttgtttcatttctcttttggttAACATCTCTTTGACAAAACCAAGCAACCACAGAGGAATCGGATCTCTGCAAAAACTGTTCAAGAAGTTTCTTGTTGTGTCACTTCTGATCACACCTGCCTTTGCCAACAGTTCAGTACAATATTGTGCTATCATAGTGTGAGCCATGTGGACCTTTTTCTCAGCTCTTCCATCTTCTTGGAATGTGATGATGAGATGACTGAAAGGCTGCATTTGATCCTCCAGTGAAAGGTCATCGTAGTCTTCATGTCCGAGGAAGTCCAGGCACTGAGACTCCAGGAGATATGAACCTGGTACGTAGGCATTCAGCAGGCACAGGAAGGCAGCAAGCTTCAgtgactgatttgtttttttgctgttttctaatGCAGCACATGCCTCCCTGACGTAGTCCTGAGAGAAATTACTTTGCATTATGTTAAAGCCATGAAATTGTTCACATTTATCTTTGTACCTCTTTTGAAGCTCTTCCTTTTTCTTATCAAACTTGTCCTTCTCATTGTCTGAGAGTGTGTTCTTTAGGACAACGTGGTCACTCTGTTGAGGTGGATTGTTTCTCACACAGCTGAGGAAAATGACTACAGGCATACAAGGAACTATCTTCTGCTCAGCAACTGTCATCATAATGTTGATTTCAAGATCTTCcaggattttcttttcattcactaACAACAGCACAGTGTTCTGGTTGTTTCGACTGCCTGCTGTGAAAAGTTGGACAACCTCTTTTGCAACTTTTGCCATGTCTGAGGTGGAGCCAGTTAAAACAGCACACCTGAAGGTTTTTCTCAAATCCCACATCACCTGCATGGCCATTGTAGTTCCCCCAcatcctggttggtgtgtcagTTTTACAGCTGATATCCCTGGAAATGTTCTCTTTTTCTGAATTTGTTCCCTGAGTTTCTCATATCCATCTCTTTTGATAAAAGCAGTCCCAAGGGACTCTGCCTGTTCACTGATGTAGAAGTTTAACCACTGAGGTGGGCCCCCTCTGTAGAAATTCTCTTCTGTCTTCCCAGTGAGTGCTGGATCAAAAATTTCTCCTTCAAACTGATTTGCATGGAGAACATGCAACATTGTGCAGGAATCTCTGAATTCACTCCGTACATATACTTCCCCACCTTTAGCAGTGGACAGGGCTGGTCCGTTTGCCATCTTTAGCTTTAGCTGTCCTGTGCTGTAATAAGTTTTAGAAAATGAAAGTAATTTAGTTTGAACTGTTATTTGATCCTAAAGGAGTAGTCTAGATAGTAGCAGACACAACATTAATAAGAGTTTTGTATGCTGGGGTTGCACATTGACCCTATGAAATGTGAAGCACTTGTATATGAAGCCACAATATCAACCCCTAAATTTACCTTCATACACAAAACATTCACTCACTGACTGGATTttcaggtacacctgttcaactgcttgttaaaatGAACATCTTGTCAGCTAATCATATGGCAATATCTCAatgcattgttgtatttataAAATCTTTAGGAATCTCCTAAACCCTGGAATTATTCCATGTGCAACTACAGAGTGACTGTACTATCTGCAGCACTCTTTATGTCAAGATATACATTTACAGCATCACATTCATAAAAAGTTTAACATTGTTGCAGATGAAAATTCATACAGATTTTTCTTGCCTTGTCTTTCAGTTGTTGCAAATGTAGCTGAGCTCCTCTCAAATGTTCTGCTGATCTGTGACTGGTAACTATGTTCCATAACCTGGGTACCAGGTAGCTGCTATATATAGTATACAGCCACATGCCACACCCAGGAAACGTTTGTGGGTATATGTATACACCCACCAAAAGACCCGTAGAATGTGAAAATCAAAGTGAGTAGTATGCTATGATCAAAATATTAGAAGGGATCATTTTAGGTAATATATATGGTCACATAAAAAGGTAAATGGGAATGGGGTATATTTAAGATATTTAGATGGAAGAAAATTAAGAATGAAgctaataaagaaaaattagGGACTATGTTAAGAGTATAATATTGTATACTTGATGTCCCTCGAACTTCATGAGGAAGAATGTCTACATTGACTTAGGTTATTGTTTTCTCACTTTCTTGCAGCAGTCTCTTTTTACTGCAAAGGTTGGACATTTCTGGTAAAGGGCAGGGTGAGTTCATATGAACAGAAATGTTACTGGCAACAGGCCAGTTACTTTCTTTACCCATAACTTAGTAACACTGTAACTACAGTGTAAAAAATGAAGGTCAACTAGTAAATTCATTTGAAACTACGACTAAATTGAAAAAAAGTTCTATTAACATGTTTGTTGTAAggaatttaatatttttgttctctCTCATAATGAAACCTATCACTGCATTTCTTCAACACTGATTCTGACTGTCTCTGTAGGCCTGTCTGTCTGGTTTAATCGGTTACAATAAATCTTGTGTACTGACAAGGTTGGAGAATTCTGGTAAAAGGTTGAGTTGAGTTCATTTGAATAGAAATGTTACTGACAAGTGGCCATGGAAATGTTAATATTTGTAACActgtaactgtaaaaaaaagaaaagaaaaaaaatactcagtgaagtaaagtttcatttttccatgttattaaaacatgttttttctaatgtttatttaatttatttcactttgagttttctttcattctcataacaaaacctaaaactgCATTTCTTCACTTTAAGTTCTTACTGTTAACCTGTAAACCTACCTGCTGGGTTTTCTGGTACTGACAGAGGTTTTTGTTTAGGTCCTGGAGGCAAACTGGAGGATGTTTTTAGGATTGCTTAGTTACCAGAAGAACCAAACAATACTATTCCAAGAAAAAACGTAATGCTGAAAATGTctccaaaatgtatttaaatataactgCTGCAGATGGGTTTAGGCTACCTTTTTGGAAGCCACTGGACCAAGCAGGAGAGTAATATCAAGAAATGGCCAAGTACTTCAGTTATTTAGGTTATTGTTCGAGTGGCTCAGTCACAAatccttctttttcatttcttcctcTGATGTCTCCATCGGCAAGTTTTCTTCCTTGTAAAAATTGCACTTAATAACTTTACTTTTGTAATTTTGAAGTTTACAAACAGGGACATGCGAggaatttattcattttaagtgTAAAGTTCATCAGCGTTTTTATTTGTCATCTCTAACTCTGGATCTAAATCTCACCACATCATCCATCTTGAAATTCAAAACTAATTTATCAAGAAATCTGACAGCAATATGTTCACTCACGCCAATGACAATGGTGACGACGTCGAACAAGAAGAAGTGAGACCTTCTTTCtgattgtgatttttttcatattaaacatACACAAGTAAAATGAAATACAGATTTCCATTAAGTATAGTCGACAAGTATATCACACTCTCACTTAATTATAAATAACAtattaacaacacacacacacatataaattcTAAAAAACATTAATGATTTATCCAATTTCtgaacaaaatattacataactCAAAAATAATCTTACATTTATATCCATTTAGTTCTTAAATACTTATCGTTTGAATTATAATCCAAAACTCTAATTAGTTTTTAATtagttattaattaattattacagCTGTATGGCATGCCATaaattttaacagtttttttaatcacGTGACATGTGCGGGTCATAAACCCCTTCTAATATCCCTCCTTGTATACAATATTTTGGGtcagttttttcttattttgatcCAGCAGTATCGTTTTACTGGAAAGGTTGGACATTCACCCCCTATATGAACTCACTGGCAACAGGCCAAATACCATGTGAAAGAAGAAAGTGCTATTAGCATAGTTACTGTAAGGTATTTAAGCTCTCCTTCATTCTCATAATGAAACCTACCTGTCAGCGCCTGAAACTCAGCCTATTgagttattttgcatttttgatttcttaTGATGTATTGTGGATAATGTTCAGTTCTAGTGTTATTATTAGTAGGTTTAGTCTAGTTAACATTGTCATTCATGCTCTCTGGTTTATGTGTCATTTCTGTCTTGTCCTCTATGTATAACTTTTAGTTATGTCTGTGTCTTGCAGCCCTTAGCTGTAGCCATGTTCCTCTCCTTGTATTCCTTTCTGTTTCCCCAGTCTGTCGtgtatttcatgtctgtgtgttccAAATCCTATAGTCAAATTTGTGCTGTTATGCCTACGTCtcaccatgtttcctgttttttttttgaaagtcttgtgttgccatgttcagtgtgtttagttgtaTTTCTCCTgtggttcatttgtgtcagctgtgtttccccagTTGTTTCCACTTCTCTCATTATCCTTGTGTGTATTCAAGTTCTCTGTCTTCCTTGGTTCAGTGTCAGGTTATCTGTCTATCTCGCTTCATGTCCATGGATTCTCATGTCACTTAGAGTCTCAGGTTTAGATATGCTCATGTTGTGCTCATGTTATAGTTTCATAATGTTCAGGTTCATGTTCATGTCATAGTTTCCATGTTTTGTTCTAgttattcccagtttaggttatcaTTTAGtctttgcctttgttttgttttttgctattaTCCTGCATAAACAGCTCGCTTTTCGTTACACTTCAGTTTTGCATCTGGGGTTGGGTCTGCTCTTCAAACACACCGGGTGCCCAGCCGTAACACTAACACTGCTGCTGACTGTCTCAACAGTCAATATTTACAGACAAAAGTCTACAGGTTTTATCATTAAAAATCTCTAGGATGGACATGTATTCATCCTAAAATTGGATTGTGGTAACAGAAATTACAAGTTGCTGAGGATTATTTGCACTCAGCATGAAGACAAATAAAGCATTTGGTACTAGTCCAGTGACATTTTCACCTCTCCATCTTCAGATTTTATAACTTCTTAGTTGTCTTTGAAGGAGACGTCCGGGCAACACAGAGTTGGTtagcaaatatattttaatatataatagtatattcATTTTAGCACAATGACAAAATGGCATAATTTCAGTTCAGTCTCATTTCAATCATGACAAAAAGCCACACCTTTATATGTGTTTGAATACCTCATGATGTTTTGCTGCAGTCATTGCAAAATAAATCATGAATCCTGAAGTACTCCCCATGAGAGGAAATCCTTAGCAAAAGTGTCTAACAGCATTGAGCCCATAGGATCCAACAGGGTTACTTATGTGAGCTGAAATATTTAATGGTTGTAATGATGCTCCTCACTGCACTCTTAAGGTCAGTGTCACACTAGATCACTTCAATGTCTCACATAACAGGCAGAACTCTTAATCGTATCTATTAAAGAGCAACAGTTCTTGACAAATGTAATGAATTAGATCAACTATGAAACAGCCACACCTGCCACTTGTAACATCAAGTAAGAACTATGCACTTTACAAAAATTAGATAAATGCAGAATATGAGACAAAACATCCCACTGACAGACCGACTGACTCAAAAGGCAGTAACACACAGGCAACTCACAGAGCCCAACAATTAACTGAGAAACACATcaatttaaatgtttacattttcttcctgtGATAATGGATCCAAACTAGATACCTGGAgaaatgaatatttattatGGAGGTTAATAATAAGTTAAAGGTATGACACTACTGATagaatttgtaaaaaaaaaaaataaaaaatgccaaAACCTTTCATGTCAGCTTGAACTGTTAGAAGCCTACAAAAGCCAAATCAAAACCATAGGAAGCTTTCTAAGCTGTAAGTTAGACCTTTACCCACAGTGGAGCAGGAAAGGACTCCATTACTTCAGTGCTTAACCTCCATTGTCTGCTACTACAAAACACACATGCCTAGAGATAATGATTGTTCAGGATGAACATCATGGAAAATTGCTCAAAGTCACGTCACAATTTCAGGTTCATTCACTCCAGCAGTTTGCAACTGAATCAAGTTGGCACTTTTACCTAAGATGGGAACATTTTTATGCATGAAATGTAAACTTTATTTGTctcaacaaaagcaaaaacatgtttttgttgtgcagctCTAGAGAAATGCAGCACAcgaggttaaaaacaaaaaacaaaacttaagcaCAGTTTTCAGGAAAGCCAAACTCAATGCAACTCATTCTTCTAGTGACAGTTCAAAGGTACaatggaaaacaacaacaaagaaaacattgctGCACAACTTCATTACATCACTCACCGTACATTCAGCATTCCTACACTAACAACAGCCTCATTGTCATTAACAGCAACTCACCCATGTACAGCATTCTTGTGCAACACGTGCCACATTCAGAGTGATCTGATAGAACTAGATGTGGACATGAGTTGCACACCCTCCCCCCGAGATGCTTCATCAAATATGAACCTACATATTTAGATGTGCTCACACTTCTGCATCTTATCTTAAACAGCTACAAACCACCAAGCTACTCCTCACtacttacactaactactgtGCACCTTCTCCATCTATCACCCCACAAAAGCACCTTTAACCCTTCATTAAAACTtgactttaaacataaaaaaggaaataaaactcAGGAGCCTCACATGGTGAACATTAAATAGGTTAACAGACCATTATttgatataaatgaaaaactacGTTGTATAAAATATGAATGTAACATACATTATCACCTCATCATGATGTTATATATCTTTTGACTCATTATATTTATAGAAATCTTTGCTTAAAATTCCCTTGCAGCCAATCATATGTCACCAGGTTGTTACACAGAGCTGTTGAATGTAGTCAATTTTCATTGGCTATGGCAGAAACAGGAATTCTGATCGAGCCAATTGCATAAAAAACTACAGTAGCTGCTGTTTGTTCTGATGACAGTTTCCAGCTGTTTTTCAcaccaagtttttttttgtttatttgctttttgtgaGTAGAATTAAATAATATCACAAAGAACAATTTGATTGGTTAAACCAAATAGTAGATCTAGGTAAGTTGCTGGGCTAATTAGCTTCATTCTACTTCCCTCATGAGAGGATAACTCACAAAACTCGGGTCTACATTTGTAAAATTTGTATATACACCTACATTTACATATGTCTGCACCTTTTATATGTCCTGCTCGTGTTGCAACTTCGAAGTGACAACATACCTCACGTGAACAAAATGGCAGAATGTGATACTGTGACCTTTGTCTTTTGTCATGATTTGGAAACTCTCTGAATCCAATTATTTTACAAGCAGTGACCACAACACACCTGATCAATTACAACACAGTAAAACATAATGTTACATATCAGTAAATACAATTAAATGAATATCactttttaatatataaaaacatcacCCAAAGCTGTAACAgcaaaacataaatgaagagaATAACACGAATTAGAAAAAACGTTGATGCGTGATCTCCTTAACTAAGCACAATGTGTTCATCCCCTTGGTTTGTTTCCAGTTAGTAAAACAAAATCAGgatatgtaaaaacaacaacaatatataGGCATTGAATAAATTAATCAATTTAAATCCCAACACAgtgatatatatattcaaaatacatatttacaacctattaaaataaaagagagagagacaaaaaaaataagtcCTAAAGGGAAAAAGTTTCTTGAATGAATTTTAATTGACTGTTAGCATTTCATGCTGAAAACTTTCACAATGTCCACCTCTTTTCTGAGCTCACTCATACTAATGTATATAATTGTGAATTTTCCATAAATAGACAAGTATTTTAGTAGGTTAaaacttttgcagcatttagtaAGTTGATATGCACTTGGTACATGGAAATCCAAATCTGACATCATTTGTGACTGATATGTTAAAATACTATGTGCCGGTGGCTACAAAGGAAAAAGctaagggaaaagaaaaaaaacaaagcacaaaaacaacaaaagggtGCAGCACAGCAACATTTCGGTTGCTGACTATGAATAACcccaattaaaacatttaaattaagcTATAATCAGGAGCTAGATCATCagacagtttgatttttttatttcaaactacTAACAAACTACCACATAGTTT
Proteins encoded in this window:
- the LOC113013924 gene encoding sterile alpha motif domain-containing protein 9-like, whose amino-acid sequence is MANGPALSTAKGGEVYVRSEFRDSCTMLHVLHANQFEGEIFDPALTGKTEENFYRGGPPQWLNFYISEQAESLGTAFIKRDGYEKLREQIQKKRTFPGISAVKLTHQPGCGGTTMAMQVMWDLRKTFRCAVLTGSTSDMAKVAKEVVQLFTAGSRNNQNTVLLLVNEKKILEDLEINIMMTVAEQKIVPCMPVVIFLSCVRNNPPQQSDHVVLKNTLSDNEKDKFDKKKEELQKRYKDKCEQFHGFNIMQSNFSQDYVREACAALENSKKTNQSLKLAAFLCLLNAYVPGSYLLESQCLDFLGHEDYDDLSLEDQMQPFSHLIITFQEDGRAEKKVHMAHTMIAQYCTELLAKAGVIRSDTTRNFLNSFCRDPIPLWLLGFVKEMLTKREMKQEVDQVNSTDIKQKKFSRLILDIEMMEGKEQCATVLKVASNTFGQNPFFPQALARFYYIELKDYNQAEMWAQRAIERDPQNSFVADTLGQVHKNHLMNNEVSEPRDILRLAKKAIKAFEDEEELAEVEDELGKMPSSKKDPPELHMFSLLWYWAGNQGQCDYDLSELTQQMYKSHENTYKKYFRNRYLLPVFFIGKGEGVKRIVHRNVIEKHLKVIEADWSDNWKKEEIFRNPAVQELLLRLDGEVRNDKVYTRVGGKEIEIDANVRNKIWKPRSVTFYLGFTIRGPVAFDIQRKNCRHR